The sequence below is a genomic window from Selenomonas ruminantium subsp. lactilytica TAM6421.
TTTAAGGAAACTGCTATCCACGATTATCTTTCTGGCGTGGATTCACAAGATGCTATATGCCGAAAATACGGACTTCGTTCGCGGAGACAGCTACAAGACTGGATTATGAAGTATAATAGTCACGAGGAACTTAAACCATCCGGTACAGGAGGGAGCACCATCGTGACTAAAGGCAGAAAAACTACATTTGATGAACGGGTATCCATTGTAGAGGATTGCATTGCAAATGGCCGTGATTATGCTTTGACGGCGGAGAAATTCGATGTTTCTTACCAGCAGGTCTATACCTGGGTCAGGAAATATGACCAAAAGGGAATCGAAGGCCTCAAGGACGGCAGAGGCCGCAGGAAGCCTGAGTCTGAGATGAACGAGCTGGAACGGCTCAGATATGAAAACCGCATGCAGAAGGCTCAGTTGCTACAAAAGCAGATGGAGATAGATTTTCTAAAAAAACTCGAGGAATTGGAAAGGCGGTGATACTAGACAGAACTCGTAATACGGCTGCCTACCGGGCGATACTGGAGCTCAGCAGTATCTGTAAGGATTATCCAGTCAAGGCGTTATGCAGGTTGGGCCGTGTAACCAGGGCTGCGTATTACAAATGGCTTCACAGGAAGCTGGGACAAAACGAAGAAACGAACCAGAAGCTTGCTGCCCTGGCAGAATCAATCCATAAGGAGCATCCAGATATGGGCTACCGAAGGATTCGAGATAAGATTGAGCATGACCATGGCCTGCATGCTAATGACAAGCGTATCCTGCGTATATGCCGCAAGAAGAGACTGCGCTCCGTAATAAAAGGACGTCACAACTGTTGCACCAGGCCTGCTGTTGATCCATACTATACAGCAGAGAATGTGCTCAACAGGGATTTCCATGCAGATAAATACAACCAGAAATGGGTTACGGATGTGACCGAATTCAAGTACTTTCCTGAATACGGAACCGTTAAAAAGGTATATCTGAGTGCCATCCTTGACCTCTGTGATCGCCGGCCTGTTGCCTATGTTATTGGTGACAGCAACAATAACCAGTTGGTATTCCAAACCTTTGACAAAGCTCTTGAAGCCAATCCAGGGGCACATCCCTTGTTTCATAGTGACCGTGGCTTTCAGTACACCAATAAGTTGTTCCGCGCCAAAATTGAACAGGCCGGTATGACACAAAGCATGTCCCGTGTAGCACATTGCCTAGACAATGGCCCCATGGAAGGCTTCTGGGGTATCTTGAAGCGCGAGATGTACTACAGGCGCAGATTTACTTCCCGGCAAGAGTTGGTTGAGTCAATTGAGGAATATATAAGATATTACACTTATGACAGACCACAGCGTCATTTAGGCATACGAACCCCAAGTGAGTACCACGAAAAACTGGTTGGAGCTGCATGAAAAAAGCTGCTCGCATTAGTTGCGAGCAGCAATGAATATTTTTATTTTTTTACCTGTCCACTTGACGGGGAGCACACCATAGGCCGGGAGGGCTTTTTTGCAAATTGTATTTAAGCCGGGGCGGAAAATTTCGATATATACTCAAACTAATTGGCTGTAGCGAATTTTACCAAGGAATTAATAAAGGAAACCAGGGGAGAACCTACTTTCATGTATCGCTAACTGCGAAAGCCCATGTCATTAATAAATTGTTCGCGGCCTGACGGATAGATGCTAAAAAGGCGTGTTGAGTGATTGGCTCAACACGCCTTTTTTCTTAAATATGGGATTAGAAATAATTTTTGCTGAGTTCCACCAGTCCCGTTTCCAGCAGGTGCATGAATTCGGGTTTGCCGATGTTTTCGGCGCTGATGGAGAAGAGCATGTTGTTATAGGTCCAATGGGCGGCGTAGCCGTCGGGGTAGACCTTGCTTTCGGCGGGGACCTGGGCGATGTTTACGGGAATGCCCTGGATATCCTGGGCATTCCATTTCACGCCGTAGATGCCGCTGATGTTATCGTTGACCAGCTCCGTGCAGCGGGCTGTACGCAGGCGGAATTTGGTGGCGATCTGTCCGTCGGCGGTGTATTCGATGTCGATGGTGTCGCCGGCAATCACCCAGACCTGGCTCACATGATAGCCCGTCATGGAGGGCAGATAGAGGGGCGTAAAGCCTGCGGCAGCCTTGGCTGCGCTCACCGTGTCATAGCTTACCATGGGATTGGGCATACCTACTGCTGCGGGTTTTGCCTGAGCAAAGCCTGCATTCAGGCTCAGACAGAGAGCCGCGGCAATGGCCATCGTTTTTTTCTGCATTTTAAAATCTCCCTTCTAAACATAGGCGTTTGGTTTTTCGGCATCATTATATAGTGGTTTGTTGATTATATCAAGTTATTTGCGGATCCTGGCGGGGATTGTGCCGGCGGCGGACAGCAGGGCAAAGACCAGCAGGGTCAGCTGCAGGTTTTGTAACAGGTTTTCCTGGGGAGAAAAGCTGTCCCAGGACAGGGAGAGCATGAGGTTCATCAGGGCCACGCTGAGCACCTGTCCCAACAAGCGCGTGGAGCTCAGGAGACTGGCGGCCAGGCTGTAGTGCTTCTTTTCCACTGCGCTCATGATGGCGTTGTTGTTGGGGGCGGCGAACAGGGAAAAGCCCGTGCCGGTGATGATGAGCATGGGCAGGAGCAGCCACAGGGAGAGCCAATGGATGCTCAGGGCAAAGCCTGCGAGCCCCACGCTGATGACCGCCATGCCCAGAGCCGCCAGCTTGGTGGGAACGTATTTGTCGGAAAGCTTGCCCATCATGGGGGACAGCAGGGCCATGAAGATGGGCTGGGACAGCAGGAGCAGCCCCGCACTGCGGGAGGTCAGCCCCAGGATGGACTGCAGGTAGAGGGAAAGCAGGAAGCTGGTGGCAAAGGTGCCGCAGTAATTCAGGAGAGCCGCCAGACAGGACAGGGAAAAGGGCAGGTTTCCCTGCAGCAGTGCGATGGGCAGCAGGGGATTTTCCTGCCGGAGCTCATAGCGGCAGAACAGGAAAAAGAGCAGGAGTCCCCCCAGCAGCAACCAGGGAGCCAGTGGCTGGCTGCCCAGCTGGGAAAGGCCGTAGATGACCAAAAGGACGGCAAGGCCGTAGAGGATAGCGCCTTTCTTGTCCCAAGCGGGGCTGGTATCTTCATACCATTCCTCCTGCAGGAAGCGGCGGGCGGCCAGGAAGGCAGTACCGCCGATTATGGCCAGGAGGATGAAGATGCTTTGCCAGCCGTAATAATAATTGAGGAAACCACCCACCACCGGTCCTAATGTAAGTCCCGTGTAGACCACCGCCACGTTCCAGCCCATGGCCCAGCCCCGGCGCTCCTTGGGGATCACCAAAGTCAGGATGGACATGGAGGTGGCAAAGGTCATGGCCGAGCCGATGCCCTGGGCTGCCCGGGCGGCAATCAGGAGCGTCAGGTTCGGGGCAAAGGCTGCCAGCAGGGAGGTCAGGGCAAAGATGCCATTGCCCATGATGAAGAAACGCCGCTTCCCATGACGGTCAGCCAGCTTGCCAAAGGGCAGCAGCACCACGATGGCCGCCAAAAGGAAACTGCCCAACACCCAGCCCAGGGCTGCAGGGCTGGCGCCATAGGCTGCGCCCAAAGAGGGCAGCGCCAGATTCAAGGCGCTGCCCGCAAAGGGGGTGAGGAAGGAGGTGAGCATGATGGTGAAGAGTATTCTGCGTTCCATAAAGGTTTTCTCCATATGACAAAAACGGCTGCGAAGATTCCTTCACAGCCAGTATATGCTTTATTTGGTGGAGACGAAGGGGATTGAACCCTCGACCCCCAGATTGCGAACCTGGTGCTCTCCCAGCTGAGCTACGTCCCCAAATTGATTGTATTTATGGTTCATTTCCGAACCTTTTTCAGTATACCGCGTTTGTTATTGTTTTACAAGAGTAAGCAGAAAATTTGCGTTTTGAATCCCTGAATTTCGTTTTTATTTTATCATAAAATGTTTTTTCGTAGCAGGAAAAAGGGGCGATTTTGTCGAAATCGGAAATCAGTAGACCTATGGAATATGGGCGTTATTAGTCCAATTTATCAAATGATATCCTGGCTTTATTGCTTTGAAAAAATAAATAAGATTTATAGCGAATTATTATAGGGATAGATATGGCATTTTGTATTTTTTCAGCGTATAATAAAGGAGTTCGCTAATAGATTTTCTTTATAACACCGTAATCGAGCCGACGGTGCAGCAAGTCTAAAGCAATTTTGCAAGGATAGAAATGAGGAGGTAAAAAAGTGGACAAACGGGAGAGTATGTGGGATGTATATCTCAGAAAAGGCATGAGCCGCCGCAGCTTCGTGAAATCTTGCGTAGCTCTGACTTCCCTGATGGGACTCAGCACGGACCAGGTGTCCAAGGTGGTGGAGGCTGCCGAAAAGAAGCCTTTGCCGGTAGTAGTCTGGATTCACGGCCATGAATGCACGGGGTGCGATGAGTCCTTTATCCGTTCCGGTGCGCCGCTGGCTTCGGATCTGGTGCTGAGCCAGATCGCGCTGGAATATGACCACCTGCTGGCAGCCGCCAGTGGCGAGCCTTTTGAGGCCCATCTGGAGGAAACCATCAACAAGTACAAAGGTCAGTACATTCTGTGTGTGGAAGGTGCTGTCTGCACGAAGGACAACGGTGTTTACTGCATGTCCGGCGGCAAGCCCTTCATCGAAACGCTGCAGCACGCTGCCCATAATGCAGCGGCAGTTATCGCCTATGGCACCTGCGCCGCTTCCGGCGGTATCCAGGCTGCCAAACCGAACCCGACGGGTTCATCCGGTATCTCTCATTTCACGGGCAAGACGCCGGTGGTGAATGTGCCGGGCTGCCCGCCGATTCCGGAAGTCATGACGGGCGTGGTCATGCATGTTGCCCTCTTTGGTACGGTTCCGCCCCTTGACAATGAAGGCCGTCCCAAGCAGTTCTATGGCAACCGCATCCACGATACCTGCTACCGCCGTCCCTTCTTCGATGCCGGGATGTTTGCGGAACGCTTCGACGATGCCGGCGCCAAGGCTGGCTGGTGTCTCTACAAGCTGGGCTGCCGTGGCCCCGAGACCTACAACTCCTGCGGCAACCTGCGCTGGTTCCAGGGCATGAGTTATCCGATCCAGTCCGGTGCACCCTGCATTGGCTGCTCCAACGCCCATTTCTGGGACGAAGATCCGATGACTACGCGTATGCCGGAGTATGGCCCCTTGGGCAATGTGGATAAGATCGGTGCCGCCCTGGCCGTTGGTACGGCTGCCGGCGTAGCTGTCCATGGTGCCATGAGCGTCATCCAGAAGCAGAAACGCGAAGCGGAAGAACATGAGAAGGAATAAGGGAGCAGGTGAATAAATGAAACATGTAGTAGTAGATCCGATAACCCGTATCGAAGGCCATCTTCGTGTCGAGGTTCAGGTAGATGAAGCAACAGGCAAGGTCACAGACGCCATTTCCTCCGGTACCGCCTGGCGTGGTCTGGAACTGGTCATGAAGGACCGCGATCCTCGTGATGCCTGGGCTTATATCCAGCGCATCTGCGGCGTGTGCACCACGGCGCACGCTCTGGGCTCTGTCCGTGCCGTTGAAGATGCACTGGGCATCGCCATTCCGAAAAATGCCAACTATATCCGCAATATCATGGCTGCCACCCTTACGGTGCAGGACCATATCGTGCATTTCTATCACCTCCATGCGCTGGACTGGGTAAGCCCGGTGGAAGCGCTGGCTGCTGATGCCATTGCCACGGCCAACCTGCAGAACACTCTGCTGGGGGCCTATAAGCTGCCCTTCCGTGCGCCGAATACTTCCACGACGGAAGCATATGAGCACGATTTCCCCGCCGCTACGCCCCAGTACTTTGAACAGATCAAAGGCAAGGTCAAGGCCATCGTGGAAAGCGGCCAGCTCGGTATCTTCTCCGCCAACTGGTGGGATCATCCCGATTACAAGCTGCTGCCGCCGGAAGTACATCTCCTGGCTGTGGCTCATTATCTGGAAATGCTGGACAAGCAGCGCGAGCTGGTTACGCCCCACGTTATCTTCGGCGGCAAGAACCCCCATCCTCATTATGTGGTGGGCGGCATGCCCTGCTCCATCTCCCTGGACGATGGCAATGCGCCGGTCAACACGGCCCGGCTCGAAATCGTGGACCGCGCCATCAACATGGGCAGAAGCCTCGTGAACAATTACTATCTGCCTGACCTGTTGGCCATCGGCGCAGCATACGTCAAGGCAGGCCGCGTAGATGGCGGCGGCATGGCCAAGACCTGCGTGCTGGGCTATGGTTCTTATCCGATTGAAGGCTATACGGGCACTTCCGATGGCGGCTTCTTCAAGAACCTGCTGATCCGCTGCAACGGTGTCGTAGAAGACTTCGGCAAGGGCCTGGCTGCGGCTAAGTTTACGGAGGTAACGGCGGAAGATGTTACGACGGAAAATATTACGGAAAGCGTTGACCACGCTTGGTATGAGTATCCTGCCGGGAAGAAAGACCTGCATCCTTGGGAAGGTGTTACTGCACCTAAGTTCACCGGTCCTAAAGAGGGCACGGAAACGAATTGGAAGGCGCTCAATGAGTCCGGCAAGTATTCCTGGCTGAAGACGCCGAAATGGAAGGGCAAGCTCTGCGAAGTCGGCCCGCTGGCCCGCTATATCATCATCTACACCAAGGCCAAGAAGGGCCTGCTGCCGGAACCGTCCTGGGCAGAGCAGATGATGCTGGATCAGCTGGATGCCGTGTCCAAGGTCCTTGGTTTGGCTCCGGAAGTATGGCTGCCCACCATGGTTGGCCGTACCGCAGCCCGCGCCCTCGACGCCCAGCTCAATGCGGAGATCAACAAGTTCTTCTTTGACAAGCTCATCGCCAATATCAAGAGCGGTGACACGAAGGTGGCCAACTCCGATAAATGGGACATCAATACCTGGCCGAAGGAATGCAAGGGCGTAGGCATCTACGAGGCACCCCGTGGCGCACTGTCCCATTACATCCATATCAAGGATGGCAAGACCTTCAATTACCAGTGCATCGTGCCCACCACCTGGAATGCCTGCCCCCGGGATGATAACGCCGGCAATGGCGCCTATGAGATGGCCATGAAGGACACCCAGGTGAAAGTGCCCGACAAGCCGCTGGAAATCGTCAAGGTCGTCCGTTCCTTTGACCCCTGCATGGCTTGTGCAACCCATATGTTCAATGCCAAGGGTGAAAAGATCAATGTCATTACCACGGATCCTTATTCTGGTACCCGCGTTGACAAGTAATCTGCAGAAAGGAAAAGGCTATGAAACAAGTAGTTCGCAGGGAATATTACCTGTTTAGTCCCTGGCTGCGGATTTTTCACTGGATTATGGTGGTGAGCATCTGCGTGCTGTTCGCTACAGGCCTGATGATCACCAGCCCATGGATTATCTATTCCGCAGAGCCGACGTTCTCTGGCATGACGGTAGATAACATCCGCAATATCCATTTCCTGGCAGCCTATCTGTTTAGTGCCGCGTTTATCCTGAAAATCTACGGCTTTATCATCAATCCTGGTGATCGGCTGTTCCCCCATGTGTGGAAGGGATATTTCTACAGCAATACAGTAGATGTGGCACTGCATTATATGTTCCTGAGATCGGAGCATGCTTCTTATCTGCGTAACCCGCTGGCACGCTGCTCCTATGCGTTCCTGTATGTACTGGTGTTCATCGAGATCCTGACGGGGTTCGGCATCTACTACATGACGGATCCTTTCGGCATCGGCGGCACCTTGTTCGGCTGGGTAATCCCGTTGCTCGGCGGCGAAATGATGGCGCATCTCGTGCATCATTATGTGGCCTGGGCGATCATCCTGTTTGCCATCGGGCATCTCTACATGGTTATCCGTGCAGAGTTTATGGAAGGGGAGAGCGAGGTTTCCTCGATGTTCTCCGGCAGTAAGATTCTGGCGCATGAACCGAGAGATGCTGGGCATCTCGATGGGACGTTGAAATAAGTCTTTTGTTACTGACCACTGGGCAAGATTGGCTAGCGGTTATAGTTAGTGCGTAATTTCTGTACTTTTCTTTGGTGCAAAGAAAAGTACCAAATACCCTTACGGGCACAGGCGAAACAGCGGACTGAAATCGCATCACGCGATTTACGTCCGCCGGCGCTCTTCCTTGAGCGCCGGGCAACGATAACGCACGATTTGATTCAATAAAGGAGGCTTTGCCCATGTGTAAAGAATGTGGTTGCGGGCATGAGGGTGCTTCAAATACCCGCCTGCAGTTTACGGTGCATGGTTATACTGAGGAGATTGCTCAGGAAGTGGAAAAAGAGCTCTTGGGAATGCCCGGGGTTCTGTATGTTCACATCCATGCCCACGATGGTGAGACGACGGTGGATTACAATCCGGAGAAGACGAAGCTCGGAGAGATCCTGAAGGCTTTGAACAATCGCGGATTGGATGCCATCCTGTAACAGCTTTGGATTACGCCTTCCCTGCCCTTATTAGTGTTGGCGGGGGAGGCGTTTTCATTATGTATCCGCTGGGGGAACTCTCCCAAAAAGATGCGAATTAAAAGCCTTCCCCTTGAGGGGAAGGTGGCAGCCGACAGGCTGACGGATGAGGTGGAAGAAATGCATGAAATGGCCATTGCCGAAGGCATCCTGGATATTGCTCTGGACTATGCAAAGGAGAACGATGCCAAAAAAATCAATGAGATCGGTCTGCTGCTCGGAGAGATGTCCGGCGTGGAGGTGGATTCCCTGGAATTTTCCTTCAACATGCTGGTGCAAGGCACGATTGCCGAAGGCGCGCAGCTCAAGATAAAGCATGTGCCGCTCGTGGGCAGGTGCAGCAAATGCGGCAAGGAATATCATATCGAACATTATGATTTCTGGTGTCCCGAATGCGAGAATG
It includes:
- a CDS encoding helix-turn-helix domain-containing protein, producing MYKKRLSPEEKIHFIEKYKRGEGSYASIAADAGVDSRSFRQWVRNYDACGPDVFFKRHHQRYSVEFKETAIHDYLSGVDSQDAICRKYGLRSRRQLQDWIMKYNSHEELKPSGTGGSTIVTKGRKTTFDERVSIVEDCIANGRDYALTAEKFDVSYQQVYTWVRKYDQKGIEGLKDGRGRRKPESEMNELERLRYENRMQKAQLLQKQMEIDFLKKLEELERR
- a CDS encoding IS3 family transposase — its product is MILDRTRNTAAYRAILELSSICKDYPVKALCRLGRVTRAAYYKWLHRKLGQNEETNQKLAALAESIHKEHPDMGYRRIRDKIEHDHGLHANDKRILRICRKKRLRSVIKGRHNCCTRPAVDPYYTAENVLNRDFHADKYNQKWVTDVTEFKYFPEYGTVKKVYLSAILDLCDRRPVAYVIGDSNNNQLVFQTFDKALEANPGAHPLFHSDRGFQYTNKLFRAKIEQAGMTQSMSRVAHCLDNGPMEGFWGILKREMYYRRRFTSRQELVESIEEYIRYYTYDRPQRHLGIRTPSEYHEKLVGAA
- a CDS encoding MFS transporter, with protein sequence MERRILFTIMLTSFLTPFAGSALNLALPSLGAAYGASPAALGWVLGSFLLAAIVVLLPFGKLADRHGKRRFFIMGNGIFALTSLLAAFAPNLTLLIAARAAQGIGSAMTFATSMSILTLVIPKERRGWAMGWNVAVVYTGLTLGPVVGGFLNYYYGWQSIFILLAIIGGTAFLAARRFLQEEWYEDTSPAWDKKGAILYGLAVLLVIYGLSQLGSQPLAPWLLLGGLLLFFLFCRYELRQENPLLPIALLQGNLPFSLSCLAALLNYCGTFATSFLLSLYLQSILGLTSRSAGLLLLSQPIFMALLSPMMGKLSDKYVPTKLAALGMAVISVGLAGFALSIHWLSLWLLLPMLIITGTGFSLFAAPNNNAIMSAVEKKHYSLAASLLSSTRLLGQVLSVALMNLMLSLSWDSFSPQENLLQNLQLTLLVFALLSAAGTIPARIRK
- a CDS encoding hydrogenase small subunit yields the protein MDKRESMWDVYLRKGMSRRSFVKSCVALTSLMGLSTDQVSKVVEAAEKKPLPVVVWIHGHECTGCDESFIRSGAPLASDLVLSQIALEYDHLLAAASGEPFEAHLEETINKYKGQYILCVEGAVCTKDNGVYCMSGGKPFIETLQHAAHNAAAVIAYGTCAASGGIQAAKPNPTGSSGISHFTGKTPVVNVPGCPPIPEVMTGVVMHVALFGTVPPLDNEGRPKQFYGNRIHDTCYRRPFFDAGMFAERFDDAGAKAGWCLYKLGCRGPETYNSCGNLRWFQGMSYPIQSGAPCIGCSNAHFWDEDPMTTRMPEYGPLGNVDKIGAALAVGTAAGVAVHGAMSVIQKQKREAEEHEKE
- a CDS encoding nickel-dependent hydrogenase large subunit, translated to MKHVVVDPITRIEGHLRVEVQVDEATGKVTDAISSGTAWRGLELVMKDRDPRDAWAYIQRICGVCTTAHALGSVRAVEDALGIAIPKNANYIRNIMAATLTVQDHIVHFYHLHALDWVSPVEALAADAIATANLQNTLLGAYKLPFRAPNTSTTEAYEHDFPAATPQYFEQIKGKVKAIVESGQLGIFSANWWDHPDYKLLPPEVHLLAVAHYLEMLDKQRELVTPHVIFGGKNPHPHYVVGGMPCSISLDDGNAPVNTARLEIVDRAINMGRSLVNNYYLPDLLAIGAAYVKAGRVDGGGMAKTCVLGYGSYPIEGYTGTSDGGFFKNLLIRCNGVVEDFGKGLAAAKFTEVTAEDVTTENITESVDHAWYEYPAGKKDLHPWEGVTAPKFTGPKEGTETNWKALNESGKYSWLKTPKWKGKLCEVGPLARYIIIYTKAKKGLLPEPSWAEQMMLDQLDAVSKVLGLAPEVWLPTMVGRTAARALDAQLNAEINKFFFDKLIANIKSGDTKVANSDKWDINTWPKECKGVGIYEAPRGALSHYIHIKDGKTFNYQCIVPTTWNACPRDDNAGNGAYEMAMKDTQVKVPDKPLEIVKVVRSFDPCMACATHMFNAKGEKINVITTDPYSGTRVDK
- the cybH gene encoding Ni/Fe-hydrogenase, b-type cytochrome subunit; the protein is MKQVVRREYYLFSPWLRIFHWIMVVSICVLFATGLMITSPWIIYSAEPTFSGMTVDNIRNIHFLAAYLFSAAFILKIYGFIINPGDRLFPHVWKGYFYSNTVDVALHYMFLRSEHASYLRNPLARCSYAFLYVLVFIEILTGFGIYYMTDPFGIGGTLFGWVIPLLGGEMMAHLVHHYVAWAIILFAIGHLYMVIRAEFMEGESEVSSMFSGSKILAHEPRDAGHLDGTLK
- a CDS encoding heavy-metal-associated domain-containing protein, which codes for MCKECGCGHEGASNTRLQFTVHGYTEEIAQEVEKELLGMPGVLYVHIHAHDGETTVDYNPEKTKLGEILKALNNRGLDAIL
- the hypA gene encoding hydrogenase maturation nickel metallochaperone HypA, encoding MHEMAIAEGILDIALDYAKENDAKKINEIGLLLGEMSGVEVDSLEFSFNMLVQGTIAEGAQLKIKHVPLVGRCSKCGKEYHIEHYDFWCPECENGVLTTISGREMQVEYLEVD